From Aliamphritea hakodatensis:
AAATGGATCTGCGTTGGGCAGGCTCTTTGCTGTACCTCAACGGTCAGATCGAAGAAACCGGCATTGCTGCCGGGGTGCTGGGCCATCCGGCAAACGGCATTTGCTGGGTGTGCAAACGTTTTGCCCCGCACGGGGTGGCGCTGGAGCCGGGTCAGGTGATTCTGTCCGGCTCGTTTACCCGTCCGGTACCGGTAAAAGCCGGTGATACTGTGCATGCAGATTACGGCCCGCTGGGCGGTATCTCTGTGAAGTTTGTCTGAGGGGCGGGCTATGTCTTCTGAATTGCAAACCGATTACAGCACACAGTTGCCGGTGAATACCTTCAAGCAGGGGCTTAAAGGCGATCAGCCTTTATGGGGGCTGTGGCTGGGGCTGCCGGATTCAAGCTGTGCCGAGATTCTGGCCGGTGCCGGCTTTGACTGGTTACTGATCGACGGTGAACACGCGCCTTTCGAACTGGGCAGCACCATGCGCCACCTGCAGGCAATGGCACCGTATCCGGTATCGGCCATTGTGCGCCCGGAAGAAGGCCGCACGGCGTTACTGAAACGTTTGCTGGATATCGGCGCGCAGACGCTGCTGATTCCCATGTGTGATACCGCCGAACAGGCCCGTGAGCTGGTGCAGGCGGTGAAGTATCCGCCACAGGGCATCCGTGGGCTGGGCAGTTCGCTGGCCCGTGCCGCTAAATGGAATAACGTGCCGGGGTATCTGCAAAAAGCCAATGATGAAATCTGTCTGATCGTTCAGGCGGAAACCACCACCGCGATGGAAAATCTGGCTGAAATTGCTGCGGTTGACGGGGTGGATGCAGTCTTTATTGGCCCGTCGGATCTCTCTGCCTCGATGGGCCATGTGGGTAATCCGGATCATCCGGACGTGGTCGCTGCCATTGAGCAGGGCATCGCCATCATCAATGCCGCCGGTAAAGCCGCCGGTCTGCTGTGTATTAATCCGGCGAAAGCCAATGACTATGTCGCCAAAGGGGCCCGTTTTGTGGGCATTGGCGTCGACACTCTGTTGCTGGGCAATGCCGCCCGGCAGTTAGCGAAAAGCTTTAAAAACGGCACTGCAGGCAGTGCTGGCGCTGGTCAGTCCAGCGGTTATTAATCAGGTACAGAAACTATGAATAGCAATCCGATTGTTAAAGGCAAGCTGGTCTGCGTGGCATTAAACGATGCACAGCAGCTGGCCGCGATGCAGGCTGAATTCAGCCAGGCACCTTATAAAGCAGCACCGACTCAGCCGGTACTGTATTTCAAACCTCATAACACCTGGAATACCGACGGCGCGGTCATTGAATGGCCGGCCGGGGAAGCGGCCATGGTGGTGGGCGCCAGCCTGGCGGTGGTGATGGGTCAGGAATGCTGCCGGGTCAGTGCTGATGAGGCTCTGAACTTTGTGGGTGGCTACACCCTGTTACATGATTTTTCCTTACCGGAACAAAGCTATTACCGCCCGGACATTAAGGGTAAATGCCTGGACGGCAGTGCGCCGGTAGGCGCAGCGGTGGTGGCTGCAGATCAGGTGGCTGATCCTGCGGCACTGACCGTTGTCACCCAGGTGAATGGCGAGACTGTCAGTGAATTGCCAATGAGTCAGTTGGAACGCAGTGTGCCGGAGCTGATCAGCATCGTGTCCCGCATCATGACCCTGCAGGCCGGTGATGTGCTGGCGGTGGGTTTCCGTGGCGAGCGCACAGCCGTGCAGCGCAGCGACCGTGTTACATCGGCCATCGCCGGTGTGGCAGAACTGAATAACCAACTGGCTGATTAAGGGGCAGACGATGAAACACGCACGCGTATTACATAACGGTGTTGAGCTGGATATCACCGTAGATGATGCTAACCGTCTGTTACTGGCTGACGGCACCGAACTGAATGAAGCTGAAGTCACCTGGCTGTGCCCGGTAAAACAGCCGGGAACGATTTTTGCGCTGGGGCTTAACTATGCAGATCACGCCTCTGAGCTGGCGTTTGAGCCGCCCACCGAGCCGCTGGTGTTCTTAAAAGGGGCTAATACCCTGACCGGCCATAAGCAGCCGTCTTACCGCCCGGATGATATTGAATTTCAGCACTATGAATGTGAGCTGGTGGCGGTGATTGGCAAAGCAGGGAAGAACATCGCCCGCGAAGATGCCATGGATTACATCGCCGGTTACACCGTCTGTAACGACTTCGCCATCCGCGACTATCTGGAAAACTACTACCGGCCGAATCTGCGGGTGAAGAGCCGTGATTCCCTGTGCCCGATCGGCCCGTGGCTGATCGATAAAGACGATGTAGGCGATATCAGCAATCTGAAACTGACTACCCGTGTCAACGGTGAGCTGACTCAGGAAGGCAGCACTGCTGACATGATTTTTGATGTGCCGTTCCTGGTGGAATACCTCAGCAAGATCATGACCCTGCAACCGGGTGACATGATTGCTACCGGTACCCCTAAGGGCCTGAAAGATATGCAGCCCGGCGATGTGGTTGTCTGTGAGATCGAAAAGGTCGGCGCACTGGAAACCCATATTGTGTCGGAACAGCATTTCTATGGCGACAAGTATTAATCAAGACCCGGAGATATAACGATGAGCGAAGCATTACAGCAAAACATTGCCAAAGCCGAAGGCTATCTGGCACGTTTTAAAGACAACACTCTGGGTCACTACATCAATGGTGAATGGACTCAGGGTGCCGAAGGCCAGACCTTCGAAAACACCACGCCTACCGACAATACTTCACTGGGCTATGTGGTGAAAGGCACTGAGGCGGATGTTAACGCCGCCTGCGAAGCGGCCCGTAAAGCCTCCGCTGAATGGGCGGAAATGCCTGGCGCTGCCCGCAAGAAAATCCTCCATAAACTGGCGGATGAAATTGAGAAGCGTGCCGAAGAGATTGCGCTGGTTGAGTCCATGGACTGCGGTCAGGCGCTGCGCTTTATGCGTCAGGCGGCGGTTCGCGGTGCGGCTAACTTCCGTTTCTTTGCGGACAAAGCCCCGGAAGCCCGTAACGGTTTATCCCTGCATCAGGATCAGCACACTAACTTCACCGTACGTAATCCGATCGGCCCGGTGGCGGTGATTACGCCGTGGAATACTCCCTTCATGCTGTCTACCTGGAAGATTGCCCCGGCACTGGCGGCGGGCTGTACGGTGGTACATAAGCCTGCTGAACTGAGCCCGCTGACCGGTGCCATTCTGGCGGAATGTGCGCAAGCTGCCGGACTGCCGAAAGGTGTCTGGAACATGGTCAACGGCTTCGGTACCGAAGTGGGTAAAGCCCTGACTGAGCACCCGGCGATTAAAGCGGTGGCACTGGTGGGCGATTCCGCTACCGGTAAGCTGATTCAGGCACAGACCGCTTCGACCCTGAAGCGTCTGCATCTGGAGCTGGGCGGCAAAAACCCGGTAATCGTGTTTGATGATGCCGACTTTGACCGTGCACTGGATGCCGTGGTGTTCATGATCTACAGCCTGAATGGCCAGCGCTGCACCAGCTCCAGCCGCTTACTGGTACAGAGCGGCATTAAAGACAAGTTCATGGCCGCACTTAAAGAGCGGGTTGCCAATCTGAAAGTGGGCCACTCACTGGATCCGGCAACCGAGGTAGGGCCGCTGGTACATACCGGCCATTACGCCAAGGTAACCGGCTACTTCGACACCGCTAAGGAAGACGGCGCAACCGTCGCTGTGGGAGGCCATTCTCTGCGTGACGAACTCGGCCCGGGTAACTACGTTGCCCCGACCCTGTTTGTGGATGCCAATAACAGCATGCGCATTGCGCAGGAAGAGATCTTTGGCCCGGTGCTGACCGCCATTGAATTCGAAACCGAAGAACAGGCTGTCGAACTGGCAAATGACACCATTTACGGTCTGGCCGGCTACATCTGGACCGCTAACACCGGCCGCGCCATGCGCATGGCCAATAAGGTGGAAGCGGGCATGCTGTGGGTGAACTCGGAAAATAACCGTAACCTGCCATCGCCGTTTGGCGGTGTAAAGATGTCCGGTGTGGGCCGTGACGGCGGTGACTGGAGTTTCGATTTCTATATGGAAACCAAGAACGTCTGTATTGCCCACGACTTGCATAACGTGCCGGTACTGGGACGCTGAAAAAGCCCGTATGTACAGGGCCCGGCAGCCTGCCTGATCGTGGGATTGGCTGCCGGCTTTAACCTGTCATGATGGCGGCTAAACAGGAGGCAAATATGCCACATTTTATTATGGAATATTCAGCCAATCTGGATGATGATCTGGACATTCCGGCGTTGTTCGAACAGCTGAATAACACGGCCATCGCCACCGGGGTGTTTCCCATTGGCGGTATCCGTACCCGGGCTGTTCGCTGTGAGCATTATCGAATCGGTGAAGGTGATCCGGAGAATACCTTTGTGCACCTGACGGCCAAAGTAGGCTCGGGGCGTGATCCGGAGGTGCTGAAAGCCGCGGCAGATAAGGTATTCGCCACTTTTACCGAATGCCTGCAGCTGGTTTTTGATAAGCGCTACATGAGTATCGGATTTGAGATGACTGAGCTGCACCCGGTACTGAATTACAAACAGAACAACATCCATCAGAAACTGGCCAGCCGCTGAGGCTTGGTAAGTGCTTCTGAGGATACTGTGATTTACCAACCGTCTGTGCTGAAGCGCAGGCGGGAAACAGGATTCTGAGTACTTGCCGGGAGAAGAAAAAGACCCATAAGAAGAGCCTTTAGCAGATTGGGCCATGGTCGTATTTCTTCTCTGTGTCAGGTACATAGAATTGAATAATTAACATATTAACTTTATAAGTGTACGCAAGCTGAAATATACCTTTGAGGACAGAATAATGAGTATAAAAAAACTTCTCACAGCAGGATTACTGACCGCACTGGCCAGCGTCGCCAGCGCAGAAACAAGCTTACGGGTGGCGAGCTGGTTGCCACCGACCCATACCCAGAACACCGTTGTCTGGCCGACCTGGGCCAAGTGGGTGGAAGAAGCCACCGAAGGCCGGGTAAAGGTCGTTGTTGAATATGGTATGGGCCATCCGAAAACCATGTTTGAGCTGGTGGAAGACGGTGTGGTGGATGCCTCTTTCAGCTACCACGGCTATGTGCCGGGCCGCTTTAAACTGACCCAGATGGTTGAACAGCCATTGCTGGGTACCAATGCCGAGGCGGCTTCAGTGGCGCACTGGCGCATCCATCAGAAGTATCTGGCCGACGCCAACGAGCACGACGGGCTGGAAGTGATCGGTCTGTTTACCCATGGGCCGGGTCAGATTCAGCTGGCAGAACCGATTGACTCCCTGACAGAGTTGAAAGGTAAGAAGATCCGTCTGGGCGGCGGTGTGCAGGGTGAGATCGGTCACCGCATGGGTGTGACTGCCGTGGGTGCACCGGCACCGAAAGTGTATGAAATGATGCAGCAGGGGGTGATTGATGGCGTATTTATCCCGCTGATCGACCAGAAAGGTCTGCGTCTGAAAGAAGTGGCCCGCAATGTGGTGGCCCTGCCGGGCGGCATGTACATGGGCAGTTTCTCAATCTTTATGAACCCTGATTTTCTGGATGATCTTGATCCGCAGGACCGTCAGGCGATTCTGGATGTGTCCGGCGAAAAACTCTCTGCCATGGCCGGTCGCGCCTGGGATGCCGGCGATAAAGACGGTCTTGCCGCTGCTCAGGAAGCCGGTGTGAACGTCATCATGGTCAAGCCGGATGATGCCTTTGCACAGGAATTTATCAGCCTCACCAAAGGCATGGACGACGCCTTCATTGAATCGGTTGAAGACCGGGGTGTGGATACCCGCAACGCATTGCAGGAACTGCGTGAAGTAGCCCGTAACTATAAGTAATGTGCGCGACGGATATGAGGTGGCTCCTATGGCATTAACTGCCTGGGTGAACGCGCATTACGAAGAACAGGGGCCGGTTGTCTGGCTGGCCTTTGCTCTGGAACTGATTGCAGCGGTAACCCTGTTTTTTCTGATGGCGCTGACCTGCGCTGATGTGATTGGCCGTTATTTCTTCGCGGATGCGGTCGACGGCACCACTGAACTCACTGAAATGGCCATTGCGGTACTGGTATTCGCTGAAATGCCGGTGGTGACCTGGCGGGGTGGCCATGTGGTGGTGGACATTCTCGACCGCTGGCTGGGCAGCCGGATGATTCAGGTACTGGGTCTGGTATCCGTGTTGCTGATCAGCGGTTCGCTGTACTTTCTGGCGGTACGGATCTGGGAACTGGCGGCCCGTTCAATCCGGCGTGGCGAAGTGACTGAGTACCTGCAGGTTCCGGTGGGCTATGTGGTGGAATATATCGCCATGATGAGCTGGATTACCGCCGCTGCAATGCTGACTTACGGCGCGTACCGGCTGATTACTCAGCCCCGGGATTAAGACAGGCAGTTCAGATTTAGCGCCACAGGCGCATGGGGTATTCACTCATGATGATTGCATTAACCGGCTTTTTTATCCTGTTGGCGATGATCGTTATCGTCCGGGTACCCATTGCATTCGCGATGGGGCTGGTAGGGTTTTTCGGCTTTGCATTTCTGCAGGGCCTGACGTTCGACAATATGTTGGATTTCCGCTGGACCGGCGCGTTATCCATGGCTTCCAAGCGGGTCATTGATACGGCACAGGAATATAGCCTGTCCGTGATTCCGCTGTTCATCCTGATGGGTAATCTGGTAACGAAATCAGGCCTCTCTCAGGAACTGTACCGGGCATCCTACGCCTTTCTGGGGCATCGCAAAGGCGGCCTTTCGATGGCAACGGTGGTGGCCTGTGGTGGTTTCTCGGCCATCTGCGGTTCCAGCCTGGCAACGTCGGCGACTATGGCAAAGGTAGCCATGCCGCCGATGCGTAAATACGGCTATGCCGACTCACTGGCCACGGCCTCCATTGCTGCCGGTGGTACCCTGGGGATTCTGATTCCCCCCAGTGTGATTCTGGTGATCTATGGCCTGCTGACAGAAACCAGTATCCGTGAACTGTTCGCGGCGGGTTTTATTCCCGGCATGCTGGGCATTCTGCTGTATCTGGGGGCGGTGCGGTATGTGGTCTGGCGTGACCCGGAGGCTGGCCCCTGTGGCGAGAAATTCAGCTGGCCTGAGCGTCTGGAAGCTTTAAATGGCGTTTGGGGTGTGCTGATTCTGTTCAGCGTGGTGATGGGCGGTATTTATCTGGGCATTTTCACGCCGACGGAAGCGGCAGGCATCGGGGCCGGCGGTGCATTCCTGATTGCCATGTTACGGCGCAGCCTGAACTGGGGCAGCCTGTTTGAGATCCTCACGGATACGGCGCGCACCTCGGCCATGCTGTTTGCGGTATTAATCGGCGCGCTGATTTTCTCCAACTTCATTAACCGGGCGGGCTTACCTGCTGATCTGCTGGCCATGGTGAACAGCCTGGAGCTGTCTCCGATGCTGGTGATCGTCGTTATTCTGCTGATCTACATTGTGCTGGGCATGGTGTTCGAGAGCCTTTCGATGCTGTTGCTGACGGTGCCGATCTTCTTCCCGCTGGTGCAGAGCATGGGCTTTGATCTGGTGTGGTTCGGCATTGTCGTGGTGGTAGTTACCGAAATCAGCCTGATAACCCCACCGGTGGGGATGAATGTGTTTGTACTCAGTGCCGTATTAAGGGACGTTAAGGCGGGTACCATTTTTAAAGGGGTTACCCCGTTCTGGTGTGCCGACATTATCCGTCTGGTGCTGATTACCGCCGTTTCATCTGTTGCACTGTTCCTGCCGGAACTGCTGTACCGTTAGCAGCACAAAAGGAGTGATACATGATTAACCGAATGAAAAAGGTGCTGTACGCATCCGATATGGAAGAAGGCTCACGGCCGGCACTGCGGGCAGCCGTGGC
This genomic window contains:
- a CDS encoding TRAP transporter small permease, whose product is MALTAWVNAHYEEQGPVVWLAFALELIAAVTLFFLMALTCADVIGRYFFADAVDGTTELTEMAIAVLVFAEMPVVTWRGGHVVVDILDRWLGSRMIQVLGLVSVLLISGSLYFLAVRIWELAARSIRRGEVTEYLQVPVGYVVEYIAMMSWITAAAMLTYGAYRLITQPRD
- a CDS encoding 5-carboxymethyl-2-hydroxymuconate Delta-isomerase, producing the protein MPHFIMEYSANLDDDLDIPALFEQLNNTAIATGVFPIGGIRTRAVRCEHYRIGEGDPENTFVHLTAKVGSGRDPEVLKAAADKVFATFTECLQLVFDKRYMSIGFEMTELHPVLNYKQNNIHQKLASR
- a CDS encoding fumarylacetoacetate hydrolase family protein produces the protein MKHARVLHNGVELDITVDDANRLLLADGTELNEAEVTWLCPVKQPGTIFALGLNYADHASELAFEPPTEPLVFLKGANTLTGHKQPSYRPDDIEFQHYECELVAVIGKAGKNIAREDAMDYIAGYTVCNDFAIRDYLENYYRPNLRVKSRDSLCPIGPWLIDKDDVGDISNLKLTTRVNGELTQEGSTADMIFDVPFLVEYLSKIMTLQPGDMIATGTPKGLKDMQPGDVVVCEIEKVGALETHIVSEQHFYGDKY
- a CDS encoding TRAP transporter substrate-binding protein, with the translated sequence MSIKKLLTAGLLTALASVASAETSLRVASWLPPTHTQNTVVWPTWAKWVEEATEGRVKVVVEYGMGHPKTMFELVEDGVVDASFSYHGYVPGRFKLTQMVEQPLLGTNAEAASVAHWRIHQKYLADANEHDGLEVIGLFTHGPGQIQLAEPIDSLTELKGKKIRLGGGVQGEIGHRMGVTAVGAPAPKVYEMMQQGVIDGVFIPLIDQKGLRLKEVARNVVALPGGMYMGSFSIFMNPDFLDDLDPQDRQAILDVSGEKLSAMAGRAWDAGDKDGLAAAQEAGVNVIMVKPDDAFAQEFISLTKGMDDAFIESVEDRGVDTRNALQELREVARNYK
- the hpaI gene encoding 4-hydroxy-2-oxoheptanedioate aldolase, whose product is MSSELQTDYSTQLPVNTFKQGLKGDQPLWGLWLGLPDSSCAEILAGAGFDWLLIDGEHAPFELGSTMRHLQAMAPYPVSAIVRPEEGRTALLKRLLDIGAQTLLIPMCDTAEQARELVQAVKYPPQGIRGLGSSLARAAKWNNVPGYLQKANDEICLIVQAETTTAMENLAEIAAVDGVDAVFIGPSDLSASMGHVGNPDHPDVVAAIEQGIAIINAAGKAAGLLCINPAKANDYVAKGARFVGIGVDTLLLGNAARQLAKSFKNGTAGSAGAGQSSGY
- a CDS encoding TRAP transporter large permease gives rise to the protein MMIALTGFFILLAMIVIVRVPIAFAMGLVGFFGFAFLQGLTFDNMLDFRWTGALSMASKRVIDTAQEYSLSVIPLFILMGNLVTKSGLSQELYRASYAFLGHRKGGLSMATVVACGGFSAICGSSLATSATMAKVAMPPMRKYGYADSLATASIAAGGTLGILIPPSVILVIYGLLTETSIRELFAAGFIPGMLGILLYLGAVRYVVWRDPEAGPCGEKFSWPERLEALNGVWGVLILFSVVMGGIYLGIFTPTEAAGIGAGGAFLIAMLRRSLNWGSLFEILTDTARTSAMLFAVLIGALIFSNFINRAGLPADLLAMVNSLELSPMLVIVVILLIYIVLGMVFESLSMLLLTVPIFFPLVQSMGFDLVWFGIVVVVVTEISLITPPVGMNVFVLSAVLRDVKAGTIFKGVTPFWCADIIRLVLITAVSSVALFLPELLYR
- a CDS encoding fumarylacetoacetate hydrolase family protein, which translates into the protein MNSNPIVKGKLVCVALNDAQQLAAMQAEFSQAPYKAAPTQPVLYFKPHNTWNTDGAVIEWPAGEAAMVVGASLAVVMGQECCRVSADEALNFVGGYTLLHDFSLPEQSYYRPDIKGKCLDGSAPVGAAVVAADQVADPAALTVVTQVNGETVSELPMSQLERSVPELISIVSRIMTLQAGDVLAVGFRGERTAVQRSDRVTSAIAGVAELNNQLAD
- the hpaE gene encoding 5-carboxymethyl-2-hydroxymuconate semialdehyde dehydrogenase, producing MSEALQQNIAKAEGYLARFKDNTLGHYINGEWTQGAEGQTFENTTPTDNTSLGYVVKGTEADVNAACEAARKASAEWAEMPGAARKKILHKLADEIEKRAEEIALVESMDCGQALRFMRQAAVRGAANFRFFADKAPEARNGLSLHQDQHTNFTVRNPIGPVAVITPWNTPFMLSTWKIAPALAAGCTVVHKPAELSPLTGAILAECAQAAGLPKGVWNMVNGFGTEVGKALTEHPAIKAVALVGDSATGKLIQAQTASTLKRLHLELGGKNPVIVFDDADFDRALDAVVFMIYSLNGQRCTSSSRLLVQSGIKDKFMAALKERVANLKVGHSLDPATEVGPLVHTGHYAKVTGYFDTAKEDGATVAVGGHSLRDELGPGNYVAPTLFVDANNSMRIAQEEIFGPVLTAIEFETEEQAVELANDTIYGLAGYIWTANTGRAMRMANKVEAGMLWVNSENNRNLPSPFGGVKMSGVGRDGGDWSFDFYMETKNVCIAHDLHNVPVLGR